The Leisingera daeponensis DSM 23529 genome includes the window GCCGGAAAACATCCCCCGGCTGCAATCCCAGCCGGTCCGCCAGCACCCGGTCCATCACCGCGCCGGGCAGGCCGTCCGCACCGGCCAGCGCAGCATCCAGCGGCATGTCAGGGGCCAGTTTCATCTCTCCCTTCAAGGGATAAAGCCCGTCCACCGCCTTCACCTGGGTCAGCCCGCGCTCCTCGCCCACCGTGGCCATGGAGCGGAATTCGGCAATTTCGGAATGGCGCAGCGCCGTCCGCTCCACCCAGTCCCGCTCATCCTCGTTGGCAAACCGGTAGGTGAAATTCAGCTCCGCATCGCCGCCCAGGATCGTGGCGCCTTCGCGCTCCAGCCCGGTCTCGATCGACGCGCGGACGGAGCCGATGGCGGCGATCACCCCGACCCCCAGCGCCAGGCAGGCGAGGAAAATGCGAAAGCCCTTCAGCCCGCCGCGCAGCTCCCGCAGGGCAAAGCGCCAGGCCAGGCGGAGGGCGGAGCCGCTCATTCGGCCGCCTCGCGCGCGGCGTCTCCGTCGATCCGCCCGTCGCGCAGCCGCACCACCCGGTCGCAGCGCGCCGCCAGCTCCGGCGCATGTGTGACCATCACCAGCGTCGCGCCGTAGCGGTCGCGCAGCCCGAACAGCAGATCCATCACCGCCTGGCCATTGGCCTCGTCCAGGTTGCCGGTCGGCTCATCCGCCAGCAGGATCGCAGGCCGCGGCGCCAGGGCGCGCGCCAGCGCCACCCGCTGCTGCTCGCCGCCCGACATCTGCGCCGGGAAATGGCCGGCCCGGTGGCCCAGCCCCACCGCCTCCAGCTCTGCCTGGGCGCGGGGGAAGGCATCCTTGACGCCCGCCAGCTCCAGCGGCGTCGCCACGTTTTCCAGCGCGGTCATGGTCGGGATCAGGTGAAAGCTCTGGAACACCACCCCCATGTTGTTGCGGCGGAACCGGGCCAGCGCGTCCTCATCCATTGCGGTCAGATCCGCGCCCAGGGCCGTCACCCGGCCGCCGGTGGCCTGCTCCAGCCCGCCCATCAGCATCAGCAGCGACGACTTGCCCGATCCGGACGGCCCTACCAGACCCAGAGTCTCCCCCTGCCGCACGTCCAGCGAGATTCCGTGCAAGATCTCCACCGGGCCGGTATTGCTATTCAGGGTCAAACTCGCATCTAAGAGGTGAAGAACGGGGCTTTTTTGATCGGTCATCGGGCCTGCCTGTTGGGTGCACCTAACGGATATGGAGTGTTTGCCGCCATGCACAAGACATTGGCACTGCTGAGTTTGCTGCTTTTCACCGCCCCCGCCTGGGCGGATCCGCTGCGGATCACCGCCCTGGGCGACAGCCTGGTGCAGGGCTACGGGCTGCCGCAGGGGCAGGGGCTGGTGCCGCAGCTGGAACGCTGGCTGAACGAAAACGGCGCCGAGGTCGTGTTGCAGAATGCGGGCGTTTCCGGGGACACCACGGCCGGCGGGGCAGAGCGGGCCGACTGGACCCTGTCAGACAACCCCGACGGGCTGATCGTGCTCCTGGGCGGCAATGACATGCTGCGCGGGCTTGAGCCGCAGGAGGCGCGCGCCAACCTGACCCGCATCCTGCAGACGGCGGAGGCAAAGGGGATCGAGGTCCTGCTGATCGGCATGAAAGCCCCGCGCAACTACGGGCCGGACTACAAGCAGGCGTTTGACGCGATCTACCCGGAGCTGGCGGCAGAGTTCGGCGCGGTGCTGCACCCGGATGCCTTTGCGGGCATGGCGGCAGAAGCCGGCGGGGATCCTGCGGCGGCGCAGGCCCTCATGCAGGACGACGGCATCCATCCCAACGCCCGCGGCGTGGCGCTGAATGCGGCTGCCATGGGGCCGGCGGCCCTGCAGCTGATCGCCGCGATCGGCAGCTGAAAACAGCCCTGGCCGTCAGGGCTGTTTTGGAAGTTTCAAAGCAGATCGGAAGATCCGGATCAGGAGACCAGCGCGATATCCACTGCGGATTCACGGCCGTCGCGGCCTGCGCGCAGCTCATAGGTCACTTTCTGATTGTCCGCGAGGCCGGTCAGCCCGGAACGCTCAACAGCGGAAATATGGACAAAAATGTCCTTGCCGCCGTCTTCGGGTGCAATAAAGCCATAGCCTTTGGTGGTGTTGAACCATTTGACGGTGCCGGTGGCCATCGTCGATTTCTCCTAAGTCGTCTTCAGTTCCCTGCCCGCTTATGCGGCAGTCCGGCAAGGTTTGCGGATGATCATGACCGCGCCGGGTGAGGCACAGTGATGGCATTCGCGTAACATCGCCGTGACAGAATTGGGTGCGAATCCCCTCTGGTGCAAGAAAAATGCGGTGTAAAACAGGGGTTCGCGGCAAATTTCCGCAGGCCGGGGCCTAAAGCACCGTCACAACCGTGCCCAGCGGCACCCGCTCGTACAGGTCCATCACATGCTCGTTCAGCATCCGGATACAGCCGTTCGACACCGAGTGGCCGATGGTCTGCGGCTGGTTGGTGCCGTGGATGCGGAAGTAGGTGTCCACCCCGTTCTGGAACAGATAAAGCGCCCGCGCGCCCAGCGGATTGTCCGGCCCGCCGGGCTGGATATACTCATTGTCGACGAATTTCGCATAGGCCCTGGGGTCGCGTTCGATCATCTCGTCGGTGGGGCGCCAGGTGGGCCATTCCTTCTTGCGCTGGATCACTGCCTGGCCGGTGAATTCCAGCCCGGCCTTGCCGACCCCCACGCCATAGCGGATCGCCTTGCGCTTGTCGGTGACGAAATACAGGTAATAGGACCGCGGCAGCACCAGGATCTGGCCCGGGGCGAAATCCTTCCTGATCCGCACTTCCTGCGGGGCCGGGTCAAACACCACCGGGTCTTTTGTGCGGGCCAGGGCAGGCAGCGGCAGCAGAGAGGCTGCGGCGGCTGCGGTGCCCGAGCTCAGAATCTTGCGGCGTGAAATCATGGCCATTTCCCCGTAGTCTGTTGCAGTTCCCCTCATCTTCAGGTTGGAACGGCGGCCGGTCAACGGCTTTCCGAACCCGCGCGGGCAAGTGTTGCATGCAGCGCCGCCCAAGGCGGCAAATCCCGGCGCCGCGCCCCCGGCTGCGGCTATGCGGCGGCGGCTGCCTGCAGCCTTGCGCCGCGGCGCCGGGCGGCTATACCAAGGCCATGCGACTGCTTGAGGAGGCAAACCCATGGGAGCCAAGACCCTGACCTGCCTGGCCTGCGCCCAGCTGAACCGGGTGCCGGAGGACAAGCTGGGCCGCGGCCCGAAATGCGCAACCTGCGGGGCCGCGCTGCTGCCGGGCACGCCGGTGGATGTGGATCCGGCGATCCTGCAAAAAGCCGTGAAAAACGATGATCTGCCGCTGGTGGCGGATTTCTGGGCACCGTGGTGCGGGCCCTGCCGGTCCATGGCGCCAGAATTCGCCAAGGCGGCCAAGACGCTGGGCGTGCAGGCCCGGCTGGTCAAGCTCAACACCCAGGATCACCCGTCCGCAGCCGCCCGCTACCGGATCCGCGGCATTCCCGCCCTGATCGCCTTTGAACGCGGCAAGGAGAAAAAGCGCCAGGCCGGCGCCATGCGGCAGGGCCAGATCGTCAGCTGGCTGCGCGGCTAAGGCGCGCTGCGCAGGCTTCCGGCCGCACCGCGCGCTCAGAACGGCCGCTGCCCCAGACCCTGCGGTTTGTCCGGCCTCTGGCTGGCTTTTGCGCTGCTGCGGCGGTTGCGCCAGGACAGCGAAGCGATCACGGCAAATGCCAGAAGCGCGGCCAGAAGGGGATAAAGCAGGACGGCAATCCAAACCGGCCAGCCGGCCAGGAGGACTGCGGCCAGCATCAGGCCCAAGGCGGCAGCCGCCCCTATGACAGAACTCACCCAGGCCATGCTTGGTCTCCAATACGCCTTGATCGTTGGCAGAAAGGTAGAACAGGAGTACCGCGAAACAACTGTGCTAAAGAGGCGGCTTTCCGCCTCATAAGTGGAAATATCAGCTTTCCGCTATGCCTTTGGTGGTAATACCGGCCTCTGCCGCATCCCGCCGCCGCGCTGCGCTGGCCGGGTCAGGCGGCGGCTGCCTCCCGCCAGCAGTGGCCTGCCCCGCCCGCAGGGCCGGAGGGGAAGCTGCGCCAGGCCAGCAGAACGGTCACCGCAAGGGCCACCACAGTTCCCGCCGCCGGGTACATCAGCAGGCTGAGCCAGAGCGGCAGCCCGAACGCCGCATATCCGAACACTGCAGCGAACAGCCCCGCGATCATTCCAAGGAAAATGCCTGCCCAAGCCATGAAGCCTCCTGTTCCGCTGCGCAGGCCGGGATTGCCCGGTTGCAGCCGCTTGCTTGCGGCACATCCTGCAGGGGAAAGTATTTACGATGAGTTAACATTGCGGAACTTCCCGCGCCTGCACCCGCGAAGCGCGGCCGGCAGGCCCTGACAGCGCCCTATTTCGAGGTCAGCGCCACGCCGTCTTTTGCCTTGGGCATCTTGCCCTTGCCCTGCTGCAGCACATGGGCCAGCTCATGCGCCAGAAACGCGCTGTCCTTGGCAAAAGCGGGCTTCATCACGAAGATATCGTTGCCCACGGTGAAGGCCCGCGCCTTCAGTTCCTTGCAGACATCCTTGGCATTGCCGCCGCTGTGCACCCGCACCTTGCCCAGATTACCGCCGAAATGCGCCTCCAGCCCCTTGCGCAGATCGCTGGGCAGCTTCTTTTCCGTGGTGCCTTCCGGCGCGGTCTTCAGCGTCTTGCGCTTGGCCTTTTTGCCCTTGGCCGCCTCGACCTCTGCCTTCACCTCTTCCGGTTTCAAAGCCATGCGGGATCCTTTCCAACGCTTTAACCAACCCATGGCGCACGGGCGCCTGCCATGATGTTAGCGCAGGGCGGGGCAAAGGAGAAATGGCCAAGAGGTTAGTTATCGACCCTTTTGGGTGCGGCGCACAGCGGCATGGCTTGTGTATTAGAACGTGACGGGGGCGTCTTGCCTTCTTGGGGCGTGAGGCGACAGCCGCACGGCCCGCGCCTGACCTTCCCGTCATACCGGAGGCATGCTTTCAGCATGACGAAGGCGCATCCGCGCCCTCCCAAGGTCAGGCGCGGGCTTTGTTCTGCGTGGAGCTGCATGCCCCTCGGATACATCTCGTTGCAGGCGAGCAATGAGTAGATCTGCTCCTCTCAATCTTCTTTTGACCGAGCTAAAGGAAATTTTCGTGAAAATTCATCACCTAAGCTTTGCAGTAGTTGCGAGCTGCAATGCGGGCGCATCAATTCTGCAACGACATACTGAGTGGAAATAACAAAATCTAGTGATTGCCTCTCATCTAAGGCTTCTTTGCCATATCTAACGTTTACGAAATTCGGTGCGCTCGTGAGAACGCTTTCTACTCTCGGCCAGTCCAACATTTCCAATTCACTCTTTAACGCGATGAGGAAGTCGTCCGGTTTGTGTGAAAGCTTAACTAGCTTTTTTTCATCCCATCCATTCGACGCCAAAACTGCTTTGACCGAAAGCTCTATCGCCAAGAATGCGCTCAACACACATTCACGAGCATCTAAGCCTGTGGAAGCTAATGTACAAGCCGCGACGAAATTTCGCCTGGCCTCCGTAGCCAGCTGATATGCCTGATTGAAATGAGTATTTTTGGATGACGAATGGAGTGTAAGAAAGTTACCGATCCCCGACATGCAATCGAACGCATCCCCGATCTGAAAAATGCAACTTTCATAAAGGTCGTGGTTCGAGTGAATAATTTGAACTTGGAGGTGAGTTAGATCTGTGTGCTTGAAAGGGTCTATTCTAACAGTCCCGAAGATCAGAGGCGGCCTAACTAGATAGCCTACACCTCGGAATGCCACCACCCCTAAACCAAAAGCGCCTATAAAAGCAGGTGCTCCATAAATTTCCCTTAGTATCGCGCCCAATTTTTTGTCAAGAAGGTCTTTCCTTGCAAGGATTGAGCGTCCAAGCGCCTTTCCAAGTCCCAGGCGTTCTCGCGCGAGCGGGATAATTTCCCACTCGCGCTGCCGTAAAGGCAAGCCTTGCTCAGCAAGTTCTTCATCCGATTGTAAGACGGCCAGAAGAAGCTCTTGATCTGAATAAGTCGAGTTTCCCAACTTACCGCACAAACTTCTTGTGCTTCAACCGCTTGGGCTCCAGCGCGTCCGGACCCAGACGGCGCTTCTTGTCTTCTTCGTAGTCCTCGAAGTTGCCCTCGAACCACTCCACATGCGCGTCGCCCTCGAAGGCCAGGATGTGGGTACAGATCCGGTCGAGGAAGAAACGATCATGCGAGATCACCACGGCGCAGCCGGCGAAATCGACCAGCGCGTCTTCCAGCGCCCGCAGGGTTTCCACGTCGAGGTCGTTGGTCGGTTCGTCGAGCAGCAGCACGTTGCCGCCCTCTTTG containing:
- a CDS encoding arylesterase gives rise to the protein MHKTLALLSLLLFTAPAWADPLRITALGDSLVQGYGLPQGQGLVPQLERWLNENGAEVVLQNAGVSGDTTAGGAERADWTLSDNPDGLIVLLGGNDMLRGLEPQEARANLTRILQTAEAKGIEVLLIGMKAPRNYGPDYKQAFDAIYPELAAEFGAVLHPDAFAGMAAEAGGDPAAAQALMQDDGIHPNARGVALNAAAMGPAALQLIAAIGS
- a CDS encoding cold-shock protein, with the protein product MATGTVKWFNTTKGYGFIAPEDGGKDIFVHISAVERSGLTGLADNQKVTYELRAGRDGRESAVDIALVS
- a CDS encoding ABC transporter ATP-binding protein produces the protein MTDQKSPVLHLLDASLTLNSNTGPVEILHGISLDVRQGETLGLVGPSGSGKSSLLMLMGGLEQATGGRVTALGADLTAMDEDALARFRRNNMGVVFQSFHLIPTMTALENVATPLELAGVKDAFPRAQAELEAVGLGHRAGHFPAQMSGGEQQRVALARALAPRPAILLADEPTGNLDEANGQAVMDLLFGLRDRYGATLVMVTHAPELAARCDRVVRLRDGRIDGDAAREAAE
- a CDS encoding L,D-transpeptidase; its protein translation is MISRRKILSSGTAAAAASLLPLPALARTKDPVVFDPAPQEVRIRKDFAPGQILVLPRSYYLYFVTDKRKAIRYGVGVGKAGLEFTGQAVIQRKKEWPTWRPTDEMIERDPRAYAKFVDNEYIQPGGPDNPLGARALYLFQNGVDTYFRIHGTNQPQTIGHSVSNGCIRMLNEHVMDLYERVPLGTVVTVL
- a CDS encoding DUF4157 domain-containing protein → MALKPEEVKAEVEAAKGKKAKRKTLKTAPEGTTEKKLPSDLRKGLEAHFGGNLGKVRVHSGGNAKDVCKELKARAFTVGNDIFVMKPAFAKDSAFLAHELAHVLQQGKGKMPKAKDGVALTSK
- the trxC gene encoding thioredoxin TrxC — protein: MGAKTLTCLACAQLNRVPEDKLGRGPKCATCGAALLPGTPVDVDPAILQKAVKNDDLPLVADFWAPWCGPCRSMAPEFAKAAKTLGVQARLVKLNTQDHPSAAARYRIRGIPALIAFERGKEKKRQAGAMRQGQIVSWLRG